Genomic DNA from Candidatus Edwardsbacteria bacterium RifOxyA12_full_54_48:
CCAAGAAGACGATCTATACCGTCAACCGTTCCACCCATGTCGACAAGAAATCGCGGGAGCAGTTCGAACGGAGGATCCACAAAAGGCTGATAGATATTCTCAACTCCACCCCCCAGACCATCACTGCCCTGACCAAGCTGGAGCTTCCGGCCGGGGTGGATATCGAGATCAAGAGCGGCCTGTAAGTTTTACCGGCCTGCCCCACAGAATCAAGAATTCAGAATCGATAATAAGGCTATATCATGAACGCAATGATCGGCAGAAAGATCGGGATGACCCAGGTATTCGGCGAGAGCAACGTCATGGTTCCGGTGACGGTGCTGGAGGTCGGGCCCTGCGTGGTTACCCAGATCAAAACCAAGGACAAGGACGGCTACAGCGCCGTTCAGCTGGGATTCGGATCCAAGAAGCCCGGCAAGGTGAACAAACCAATCACCGGCCATCTGGCCAAATCCAAGGCCCAGCCGGTCCAGGTGATGCAGGAGTTCCGGGTTGACGATACGGCGGGCTATCAGCTGGGCCAGGTGATAACCGCTGATATTTTTGCCGCCGGCGACAGGATCAAGGTTGCCGGTACCACCAAGGGGAAAGGCACCGCCGGCGTTATGAAGCGCCATAAATTCCACGGCGGACCGGCCAGCCACGGGCAGACCGACCGCAACCGTCATGCCGGAGCCGTCGGCTCGGGCTCGTCCCCGGGCCGGGTGTATCCCGGCACCAAGATGGCCGGGCACATGGGGGATGTTAAATTCTCGGTCAGGAACCTGAAGGTGGTCAAAGTAGATCAGTCCAAGAACATTATTCTGGTCAAGGGAGCGGTACCCGGAGCTCCGGACGGAATCTTGTCAATCCATAAGATATAAGGAAAGCATTCATCAATGTTATCTGTAAATCTGTTCGATGATAAGGGGAAGAAATCCGGCAGTCTGGAGGTTCCGGAGGATGTCTTCGGCACCCGCCCCAATCAGCATCTGCTGTATCTGGCGGTCAGGGAATACCTGGACAACCAGAGACAGGGCACGGCCTGCTCCCAGAATGCGGCCGATGTCCGGGGCGGCGGGAAGAAGCCTTTCAAACAGAAGGGCACCGGCCGGGCCCGCCAGGGCAGCACCAGATCCTCCATCATGGTGGGAGGCTATGCGGCCCACGGCCCGGAGCCCCGGGATCATTACTGGGAGCTTCCCAAAAAATCCCGCAAGGCTGCCCTCCGCTCGGCCTGGTCCGACGGCTTCAAGTCCGGCAAGCTGGGGGTGATAGAATCGCTTAAGACCACCGGCAAGACCAAGGAGATGGTGGAGCTGTTCAAGACCATGGAGATGGGCGGGCAGAAAGTTCTGCTGCTGGACGAGACCCATTCCCCGGAGGTCCGCAAATCAGGACGCAACATACCGGGCCTGACCTTAAAGCCGGTCAGGGAGGTCAATCCCTACGATATCATCAAGGCCGACAAGGTGATCCTTACCAGGAAGGGCCTGGAAGCCGTAAAGGAGGCATTCGCCAAATGAACTACAGAATCATCATAAGACCGCTGATCACCGAGAAGATCACCAACCTCCGCGAGGAATTCAACCGTTACGGTTTCGAAGTGTCCCGGGATGCCAATAAGCACCAGATAAAGCAGGCGGTGGAAACGCTGTTCAAGGTCAAGGTCAAGGAAGTGACCACCATGAACGTGATGGGCAAGACCAAGCGCCTGGGGCGCAACCAGGGGAAGAGGCCGGACTGGAAGAAGGCCATTGTCACCCTGGCCAAGGACCAGAAGATCGAGATGATCGAAGGCATTTAAACTTTCCCCACCAAACACACTAAATGACCCGAAACAACACAGCAATAGTTTTGAAACTTTAAAATTTTAGTTTACCGTTTGGGATCTTTTGTGAATTTAGTGGGAAGCTTAGGGAAAATAAAAATATTCCGGGATATAAAATTTAGGAGAACTTCGTTAGATGGCTATCAAATCATATAAACCGACCACCCCGGGAATGCGTCATCGCACCGGGTACAGTTTTGACGAGATCACATCATCAAAACCAAAAAAGTCTTTATTGTCATCGCTGAACAAATCGGGCGGACGCAACAGCCACGGGCGGGTGACGGCCGATCACCGGGGCGGCGGCCATAAAAGGGCCTACCGGCTGATAGATTTCAAGCGCAATAAATTCGCCATCCCGGCCACCGTGGCCGCCATTGAATACGACCCCAACCGTTCCTGCCGCATAGCGCTGCTGAAATATGCCGACGGCGAATGGCGCTATATCATCGCTCCCCTGGGACTGACGGTGGGCGACAAGATCCTGTCCGGCTCAGGCATCGATATCAAAGTCGGCAATTGCATGCCCCTGTCCGAGATCCCCCTGGGCAGCGCCATCCATAACATCGAACTTAAAAAGGGCAAGGGCGGGCAGATGGTCCGGACCGCCGGCGGCTCGGCCCAGCTGATGGCCAAGGAAGGGGAGAACGCCCACCTTCGTCTGCCGTCGGGCGAGGTCCGCCTGGTCCGGCTGGAGTGCATGGCCACCCTGGGACAGGTGGGCAACCTGGAAAACGAGAATATTTCCATCGGCAAGGCCGGGCGCAACCGCTGGCTGGGCGTCAAACCCCACAGCCGGGGCGTGGCCAAGAACCCGCATGATCACCCGATGGGCGGTGGCGAGGGAAAATCCTCCGGCGGCAGGCATCCCTGCAGTTCCAAGGGCCTGCTGTCCAAGGGCAAAAAGACCAGAAAGAAGAAGAAGACAACCAGTAAATTCATCCTTAAGAGGAGAAAATAATGTCCCGCTCCCTTAAAAAAGGACCCTATATCGATCCCAAACTGCTGGCCAAGATCGAGGCCCTGGTGGCCTCCGGGGAAAAGAAGGTCATCAAGACCTGGGCCCGGCGCTCCATGGTGCCACCCGAATTCGTCAGCTATACCATCGCGGTCCACAACGGCAATAAATTCATCCCGGTATATATCACCGAAAATATGGTGGGGCACAAGCTGGGCGAATTCGCGCCCACCCGGACCTTCCGCAAGCACGGGGCGGTCGGCAAGGAAGTGGACAAAAAGAAAAGGACCGAGACCACTACCGCCGCCATACCGGCAGCTGCAGCGGCGGCCCCGGCGGCCACCAAGGCATAAGGAGCGACAGATAGAAGATGGAAGCATTATCCAGAAAAAGGCATATCCGGGTCACCCCCCGGAAGATGAGGGCGGTGGCCGACCTGATCAGGGGCAAGAAATGCAACGAAGCCCTGTCGATACTCAAATTCGTTCCCAAATCGGGCAGCCCCCACCTGGCCAAGGCTGTCAAATCGGCGGTGGCCTCGGCGGTGGAGACCGCCGGCAACGCCAAGGCCGATCCCGATACCCTGAGGATATCCGAGATCAGGGTGGACGAGGGCATCATCATGAAGCGGTTCCGCCCCCGGGCCCGGGGCCGGGCCGACCGCCGGCTGAAGCGCACCAGTAATCTCTTGGTTCGGGTTTCCGACCAGGCTAAATAAATTAACGGAGGTAAAGGTTTGGGTCAGAAGACACATCCCATAGGGTTAAGGCTGGGGATCATCAAGACCTGGGACTCCAGGTGGTTCGCCAAGAATGATTTTGCCAGCCTGCTGGAGGAGGACGAGAGGATCCGGCGCTACCTGCGGCAGAAGCTGATGAATGCCAGCATTTCCAAGATAGAGATCGAAAGGACATCCAAGCGGGTGACGGTGACCATCCACACTTCCAGGCCGGGCATCGTCATCGGCCGCAAGGGCGGCGAGATCGAGAAGCTTAAGGCCGAGATCCAGCACCTGACCGCCCAGAAGGAGGTCCACCTGAATATCTCCGAGATAAAGGTGCCCGAGATGGATGCCCGCCTGGTGGCCGACAATATCGCCCGCCAGCTGGAACAGCGGATCTCCTTCCGCCGGGCCATGAAGAAGGCCGTTCAGAGCACGCTCCGAATGGGGGCCTACGGGATCAAGATCGCCTGCGGCGGGCGCCTGGGAGGGGCCGAGATCGCCCGAACCGAAAGCTACCGCGAGGGCCGGGTGCCCATGCATACCCTCCGGGCCGATATCGATTACGCCACCTCCACCTCGCACACCACCTTCGGCTGCATCGGGATCAAGGTCTGGATATTCAAGGGCGAGGTGCTGGGCAAGCAGGCGGTAGCCAAATAGGAATAATTAACCGACTTTCTGGAGTTGTAAAACACTATGTTGATGCCAAAGCGGGTAAAACACCGCAAACAAAGAAGGGGACGCAGGTGCGGCCTGGCCACCAGGGGACATTACGTAGCTTTCGGTGAATTCGGGCTCCAATCGCTGG
This window encodes:
- a CDS encoding 30S ribosomal protein S10 is translated as MSVQSIRIKLKAYDHAVLDQSVAEIVNTAKRTGARISGPIPLPTKKTIYTVNRSTHVDKKSREQFERRIHKRLIDILNSTPQTITALTKLELPAGVDIEIKSGL
- a CDS encoding 50S ribosomal protein L3: MNAMIGRKIGMTQVFGESNVMVPVTVLEVGPCVVTQIKTKDKDGYSAVQLGFGSKKPGKVNKPITGHLAKSKAQPVQVMQEFRVDDTAGYQLGQVITADIFAAGDRIKVAGTTKGKGTAGVMKRHKFHGGPASHGQTDRNRHAGAVGSGSSPGRVYPGTKMAGHMGDVKFSVRNLKVVKVDQSKNIILVKGAVPGAPDGILSIHKI
- a CDS encoding 50S ribosomal protein L4, giving the protein MLSVNLFDDKGKKSGSLEVPEDVFGTRPNQHLLYLAVREYLDNQRQGTACSQNAADVRGGGKKPFKQKGTGRARQGSTRSSIMVGGYAAHGPEPRDHYWELPKKSRKAALRSAWSDGFKSGKLGVIESLKTTGKTKEMVELFKTMEMGGQKVLLLDETHSPEVRKSGRNIPGLTLKPVREVNPYDIIKADKVILTRKGLEAVKEAFAK
- a CDS encoding 50S ribosomal protein L23, coding for MNYRIIIRPLITEKITNLREEFNRYGFEVSRDANKHQIKQAVETLFKVKVKEVTTMNVMGKTKRLGRNQGKRPDWKKAIVTLAKDQKIEMIEGI
- a CDS encoding 50S ribosomal protein L2, producing MAIKSYKPTTPGMRHRTGYSFDEITSSKPKKSLLSSLNKSGGRNSHGRVTADHRGGGHKRAYRLIDFKRNKFAIPATVAAIEYDPNRSCRIALLKYADGEWRYIIAPLGLTVGDKILSGSGIDIKVGNCMPLSEIPLGSAIHNIELKKGKGGQMVRTAGGSAQLMAKEGENAHLRLPSGEVRLVRLECMATLGQVGNLENENISIGKAGRNRWLGVKPHSRGVAKNPHDHPMGGGEGKSSGGRHPCSSKGLLSKGKKTRKKKKTTSKFILKRRK
- a CDS encoding 50S ribosomal protein L22 → MEALSRKRHIRVTPRKMRAVADLIRGKKCNEALSILKFVPKSGSPHLAKAVKSAVASAVETAGNAKADPDTLRISEIRVDEGIIMKRFRPRARGRADRRLKRTSNLLVRVSDQAK
- a CDS encoding 30S ribosomal protein S3 encodes the protein MGQKTHPIGLRLGIIKTWDSRWFAKNDFASLLEEDERIRRYLRQKLMNASISKIEIERTSKRVTVTIHTSRPGIVIGRKGGEIEKLKAEIQHLTAQKEVHLNISEIKVPEMDARLVADNIARQLEQRISFRRAMKKAVQSTLRMGAYGIKIACGGRLGGAEIARTESYREGRVPMHTLRADIDYATSTSHTTFGCIGIKVWIFKGEVLGKQAVAK